The following proteins come from a genomic window of Enterobacter chengduensis:
- a CDS encoding DotU family type VI secretion system protein — protein MQERQDTGSDAAFTGASSNNQLVAAANPLLNAIPQIRHSVSHDDQVALRQRLIDEIRRFEVRCQQAGLPYEVIVGARYCLCTALDEAAALTPWGSSGVWSSNGLLVTFHNETWGGEKFFQLLARLSQNPREHILLLEMINFCLLLGFEGRYRVLDNGRTQLETIKQRLWQMIRGVRGSYPPALSPHPEDRPVLRKLWRPMVPLWACVALAGFIACLFYIVLNWRLGDNTSPVLAKIYQSQLPETTIQQPARQLPAVLNLRGFLKPEIEAGLVAVKDEADRSVVILKGDGLFASASTVVRDRYEPVINRIAQAMNNVSGKILVVGYSDNVPIRSARFASNYELSLERARSVQKMLQESLSQPGRVKAEGRGEINPVAPNTTPENRARNRRVEITLLVSPENTQAELNGLPQGN, from the coding sequence ATGCAGGAACGACAGGACACCGGCAGTGATGCCGCGTTTACCGGAGCCAGTAGCAACAATCAGCTGGTGGCGGCCGCCAACCCGCTGCTCAATGCGATTCCGCAGATCCGTCATTCGGTGTCGCATGACGATCAGGTGGCGCTCCGCCAGCGCCTGATTGATGAGATTCGCCGTTTCGAAGTCCGCTGTCAGCAGGCGGGGCTGCCCTACGAAGTGATCGTCGGGGCACGCTACTGCCTGTGTACGGCCCTCGATGAGGCCGCCGCGCTCACCCCCTGGGGCAGCAGCGGCGTCTGGTCAAGCAACGGCCTGCTGGTGACGTTCCATAACGAAACCTGGGGCGGGGAGAAGTTCTTCCAGCTGCTGGCGCGCCTGTCGCAGAACCCGCGCGAGCATATTCTGCTGCTGGAGATGATCAACTTCTGCCTGCTGCTGGGCTTTGAAGGCCGTTATCGGGTGCTCGACAATGGCCGCACCCAGCTTGAAACCATCAAGCAGCGCCTGTGGCAGATGATCCGCGGCGTGCGCGGTAGCTATCCGCCAGCGCTTTCTCCCCATCCGGAAGATCGTCCGGTGCTGCGCAAGCTCTGGCGGCCAATGGTTCCCCTGTGGGCCTGCGTGGCGCTGGCCGGGTTTATCGCCTGTCTGTTTTATATCGTGCTTAACTGGCGTCTTGGCGATAACACCAGCCCGGTGCTGGCGAAGATTTACCAGTCCCAGCTGCCGGAAACCACGATTCAGCAACCGGCCCGTCAGCTACCGGCGGTGCTGAACCTGCGCGGCTTCCTGAAGCCTGAAATCGAGGCTGGCCTCGTCGCGGTGAAAGACGAAGCGGACCGCAGCGTCGTGATCCTGAAGGGCGACGGGCTGTTTGCCTCTGCCTCTACCGTCGTACGCGATCGCTATGAGCCGGTCATCAACCGCATTGCGCAGGCGATGAATAACGTCAGCGGCAAAATTCTGGTGGTGGGCTACAGCGACAACGTGCCGATCCGCAGCGCGCGCTTTGCCTCTAACTATGAACTCTCTCTGGAACGCGCCCGCTCGGTGCAGAAAATGCTGCAGGAGAGCCTCTCCCAGCCTGGCCGCGTGAAGGCGGAAGGGCGGGGCGAGATTAACCCGGTGGCGCCGAACACGACGCCTGAAAACCGCGCCCGTAACCGCCGTGTGGAAATTACTCTGCTGGTGTCGCCTGAAAACACCCAGGCCGAGCTGAACGGATTGCCGCAAGGAAACTAA
- the tssK gene encoding type VI secretion system baseplate subunit TssK has translation MTKAEKVVWTEGMFLRPHHFQRTESYLLNHVREWGALQRSYLWGFLDVELDEAMLRQGCIALSYCSGLLPDGTFFQVRNGRNGPVPLSIPDNLTNEKVVLALPVRRGEREEVIFSEESSSLARFVAFEQEVEDDNAMSVGDATVQFGRLRLTLMLEKDLTAEWTAIGVAFVTEKRNDNHVRLDNSYIPPMLNANNSPQIYSMNNDLHGLLVQRSQQIGGRLRQPGRFNTSELIEFTLLSLVNRHLGEVSHLKTLPLLHPETLWRSWLPFATELATWTSQRAAESVLPIYDHDDLANCFSKLMLMLRQGLSLVMEDHAIQLPLNERSHGLNIATVPETSMVREFGFVLAVKANVPGEHLQTHFPAQMKVAPVSKIRDLVQLQLPGIMLRAMPVAPPQIPWHAGYSYFELEKGSELWHEMDKSGAFALHLAGEFPGLDMEFWAIRSPTE, from the coding sequence ATGACGAAAGCAGAAAAGGTCGTCTGGACCGAAGGCATGTTCCTGCGTCCACACCATTTTCAGCGGACTGAAAGCTATCTGCTCAACCATGTTCGTGAATGGGGTGCGCTACAGCGGTCCTATCTCTGGGGTTTTCTTGACGTTGAACTGGATGAAGCGATGCTTCGTCAGGGATGCATTGCCCTGAGCTACTGCAGCGGCCTGCTGCCGGACGGCACCTTCTTCCAGGTGCGTAACGGGCGCAACGGCCCTGTGCCGCTCAGCATCCCTGACAATCTCACCAACGAAAAGGTGGTGCTCGCGCTGCCGGTTCGTCGCGGCGAGAGAGAAGAGGTGATTTTTAGCGAAGAGTCGTCCTCGCTGGCGCGCTTCGTCGCCTTCGAGCAGGAGGTGGAAGACGATAACGCCATGTCGGTGGGGGATGCTACCGTCCAGTTTGGCCGCCTGCGTCTGACCCTGATGCTGGAAAAAGACCTCACGGCAGAGTGGACCGCCATCGGCGTGGCGTTTGTCACCGAGAAGCGAAACGACAACCACGTACGGCTCGACAACAGCTATATCCCGCCGATGCTGAACGCCAACAACAGCCCGCAGATCTACAGCATGAACAACGATCTGCACGGCCTGCTGGTACAGCGCAGCCAGCAAATTGGCGGTCGCTTGCGCCAGCCTGGCCGCTTTAACACCTCTGAGCTGATTGAATTTACGCTGCTTTCGCTGGTGAACCGTCATCTGGGTGAGGTATCGCATTTAAAAACCCTCCCGCTGCTGCATCCCGAAACGCTCTGGCGCAGCTGGCTGCCGTTCGCGACCGAACTCGCCACCTGGACCTCGCAGCGCGCCGCCGAAAGCGTGCTGCCGATTTACGATCATGACGATCTGGCAAACTGCTTCAGCAAGCTGATGCTGATGCTGCGTCAGGGGCTGTCGCTGGTGATGGAAGATCACGCGATTCAGCTGCCGCTTAACGAGCGCTCTCACGGCCTGAACATCGCCACGGTGCCTGAAACCAGCATGGTGCGCGAGTTTGGCTTCGTGCTGGCCGTCAAGGCCAATGTGCCGGGCGAACATCTGCAAACCCATTTCCCGGCGCAGATGAAGGTCGCACCGGTGTCGAAAATCCGCGATCTGGTTCAGCTGCAGCTGCCGGGCATTATGCTGCGCGCCATGCCTGTCGCGCCGCCGCAGATCCCGTGGCATGCCGGCTACAGCTACTTTGAACTGGAGAAGGGCAGCGAGCTGTGGCACGAGATGGATAAGTCCGGCGCATTCGCCCTGCACCTTGCAGGGGAATTCCCGGGGCTGGATATGGAGTTTTGGGCCATCCGTAGCCCGACAGAATAA
- the tssJ gene encoding type VI secretion system lipoprotein TssJ, with amino-acid sequence MNHKNFHKLWLFFYAVIFALVSGCTSSSHSDPSRYNLQFQAHPQINDSAPLKVRVLLLKSDADFMSSDFYSLQNNASATLGANLLNSDVFFLMPGQLSKTLSGQSSPEARYIGVMAEYQMLDGKKWRVSLPLPVPGENHIYQFWKGSADELQANVFLDVNGIRVISQ; translated from the coding sequence ATGAATCATAAAAATTTTCATAAGCTGTGGTTATTCTTTTACGCGGTGATTTTCGCCCTTGTCAGTGGCTGTACGTCGTCTTCACACAGCGACCCCTCCCGCTACAATCTGCAGTTTCAGGCTCATCCACAAATCAATGACTCTGCGCCGCTTAAGGTCCGGGTGCTGTTGCTGAAATCCGATGCGGATTTCATGTCCAGCGACTTCTATTCGCTGCAGAACAACGCGTCAGCCACGCTTGGCGCGAATCTGCTGAACAGCGATGTGTTCTTCCTGATGCCGGGACAGCTGTCAAAAACCCTCAGCGGGCAAAGCTCTCCGGAAGCCCGCTATATCGGCGTGATGGCGGAGTATCAGATGCTGGATGGCAAAAAATGGCGCGTTTCACTCCCTCTGCCCGTGCCTGGCGAAAATCATATCTACCAGTTCTGGAAAGGGTCCGCAGATGAGCTCCAGGCCAACGTTTTTCTCGACGTGAACGGCATTCGGGTCATCAGCCAGTAA
- a CDS encoding FdhF/YdeP family oxidoreductase, producing the protein MNKKRRSVPGIRHYDGPAGGWGALKATAIAVRTQMDTLDAPATLLRTNQPDGFDCPGCAWPDKEHKSTFQFCENGAKAVTWEATSKRVTPAFLAENSVSSLLAKSDFELEGYGRLTHPLRYDRASDTFRPVDWDEAFQRIGEVLRGLEPDRVEFYTSGRASNEAAYLFQLFAREYGTNNFPDCSNMCHEATSVGLPRSIGIGKGTVSLDDFDKTELVISIGHNPGTNHPRMMGTLHELARRNVPIIVFNPLRERALERFADPQSVIEMATYSSTDIASTYFQVKAGGDAAALKGIAKHLLEMEAERGDVLDRAFIAEHTQGIEDFSADIAQTRWDEIERESGLSQSALKQVAEAYAKSNATIITYGMGITQHNKGTANVRLIADLLLLRGNIGKPGAGICPLRGHSNVQGNRTVGISEKPTPAFLNRLKDVFGFEPPSHHGHDAVQATQAMIDGRAKALICLGGNFAVAMPDHERGFPAMGSLDLSVHVGTKLNRTHLLVGKETFIFPCLGRTELDIQATGRQSITVEDSMSMVHASSGKLKPASPLLRSEPAIVAGMAKATLTETRVDWLTLVEDYDRIRELIEQTIPGFEHYNARIRVPGGFRMPLPPTQRIWPTATGKAMFSVFDGVHENASGEGEHVLRLITLRSHDQYNTTIYALDDRYRGVFGRRDVLFMNEEDMAQSGLEHGDRVDIETALPGSVQRLNDITVVAYSIAPGTVGAYYPEANVLVPLDYLDKDSGTPSYKSVPVRITLRSKEIRML; encoded by the coding sequence ATGAACAAAAAGAGACGCTCGGTGCCGGGCATCAGACACTATGACGGTCCTGCCGGCGGCTGGGGCGCGTTAAAAGCGACGGCCATCGCGGTACGTACCCAAATGGATACCCTTGACGCTCCCGCGACGCTGCTGCGTACTAACCAGCCTGACGGCTTCGACTGCCCGGGCTGCGCGTGGCCCGATAAAGAACACAAATCGACCTTCCAGTTCTGCGAGAACGGCGCCAAAGCGGTGACCTGGGAAGCGACCAGCAAGCGCGTTACCCCCGCGTTTCTGGCAGAAAACAGCGTCTCCTCGCTGCTGGCAAAATCGGACTTTGAGCTGGAAGGGTACGGCCGGCTGACGCATCCCCTGCGCTATGACCGGGCAAGCGATACCTTCCGGCCCGTCGACTGGGACGAGGCGTTCCAGCGCATCGGCGAAGTGTTGCGCGGGCTCGAGCCGGATCGGGTCGAGTTCTATACCTCCGGGCGCGCCTCTAACGAAGCGGCGTATCTGTTCCAGCTGTTCGCGCGCGAATACGGCACCAACAACTTCCCCGACTGCTCGAACATGTGTCACGAGGCCACCAGCGTCGGCTTGCCCCGTTCGATTGGCATCGGGAAAGGAACCGTCTCGCTGGACGACTTCGACAAGACGGAGCTGGTGATCTCCATCGGCCATAATCCCGGTACGAACCATCCGCGCATGATGGGCACGCTCCACGAGCTGGCGCGGCGCAACGTGCCGATTATCGTCTTTAACCCGCTGCGCGAACGCGCGCTGGAACGCTTCGCCGATCCGCAAAGCGTGATTGAAATGGCGACCTATAGCTCCACGGACATCGCCTCCACCTACTTCCAGGTGAAGGCCGGAGGCGATGCCGCCGCGCTGAAAGGCATTGCTAAACACCTGCTGGAAATGGAGGCCGAACGCGGTGACGTGCTGGATCGCGCCTTTATTGCCGAGCACACCCAGGGCATTGAGGACTTCTCCGCCGATATCGCGCAGACCCGCTGGGACGAGATCGAACGCGAGTCAGGCCTGAGCCAGTCGGCGCTCAAACAGGTGGCCGAGGCCTATGCGAAATCGAATGCCACCATCATTACTTACGGAATGGGGATTACCCAGCACAATAAAGGTACGGCAAACGTCCGCCTGATCGCCGACCTGCTGCTGCTGCGCGGCAATATCGGCAAGCCCGGCGCGGGTATCTGCCCCCTTCGCGGTCACTCGAACGTGCAGGGTAACCGCACCGTCGGGATTAGCGAGAAGCCTACGCCGGCATTTCTGAACCGTCTGAAAGACGTGTTCGGCTTTGAGCCGCCGTCTCACCACGGACACGATGCGGTACAGGCCACACAGGCGATGATCGACGGCCGCGCGAAGGCGCTTATCTGCCTCGGCGGTAATTTTGCGGTGGCGATGCCCGATCACGAGCGGGGCTTCCCGGCGATGGGCAGCCTGGATTTAAGCGTCCACGTCGGCACCAAGCTGAACCGAACCCATCTGCTGGTGGGCAAGGAGACCTTTATTTTTCCGTGCCTTGGCCGCACGGAGCTGGATATTCAGGCCACCGGGCGTCAGTCCATTACCGTCGAAGACTCGATGTCGATGGTGCATGCCTCATCCGGCAAGCTGAAGCCCGCCTCGCCGCTGCTCCGTTCGGAACCCGCTATCGTCGCCGGCATGGCGAAAGCGACCCTGACGGAAACCCGCGTGGACTGGCTGACGCTGGTTGAGGATTACGACCGCATTCGCGAGCTGATCGAGCAGACCATTCCGGGCTTCGAGCACTACAATGCGCGGATCCGCGTGCCCGGCGGCTTCCGTATGCCGCTGCCGCCGACGCAGCGAATCTGGCCGACGGCGACGGGCAAAGCGATGTTCTCGGTGTTCGACGGCGTGCACGAAAACGCCAGCGGTGAAGGTGAGCACGTTCTGCGCCTGATCACCCTGCGCAGCCACGACCAGTACAACACCACCATTTACGCCCTGGACGACCGCTACCGCGGCGTTTTTGGCCGCCGCGACGTGCTGTTTATGAACGAAGAGGACATGGCGCAGTCAGGGCTGGAGCACGGCGACCGCGTGGATATCGAAACCGCCCTCCCCGGCAGCGTTCAGCGCCTGAACGACATTACCGTGGTGGCGTACAGCATCGCGCCGGGCACCGTCGGCGCCTATTATCCGGAGGCCAACGTGCTGGTACCGCTTGATTATCTGGACAAGGACAGCGGCACGCCGTCGTATAAATCCGTTCCGGTTCGCATCACGCTGCGCTCGAAAGAGATCCGCATGCTGTAG
- a CDS encoding LysR family transcriptional regulator, which yields MDIKQLKYLIALDETRHFGKAASQCNITQPTLSMRIRSLEEELGLVLIARGQRFEGFTPEGERILAWARALLAAHDGLQAEAALCKGQVVGELRLGMVPLASVDPMIFIRLLTQKYPELTYSLYAMSSAQIADGVSRNQLELGICYLNSVDASLFDIIRLPNTKMGLLHDTRRFRLARESLTWQDLTDFPLGFLTKGMHYRAHVEASLNAAGIEPTSVFESDSTFQIIQAVQSGVCCAVMPLNNGLEDLNSHFRIIPIADANIDAPVGLIMRRQKPVSSLALRCFNDAREIYHASNEA from the coding sequence ATGGATATTAAACAGTTAAAATATTTAATCGCGCTCGACGAGACCCGCCATTTTGGCAAGGCGGCCTCGCAGTGCAACATCACCCAGCCGACCCTCTCCATGCGCATCCGCAGCCTGGAAGAGGAGCTGGGGCTGGTGCTGATTGCGCGCGGGCAGCGCTTTGAAGGGTTTACGCCGGAGGGAGAGCGCATCCTCGCGTGGGCGCGCGCTCTGCTGGCGGCGCACGACGGGCTACAGGCGGAGGCCGCGCTGTGCAAAGGCCAGGTGGTGGGCGAACTCCGTCTGGGGATGGTGCCGCTGGCGAGCGTCGATCCGATGATCTTTATTCGCCTGCTGACGCAAAAATACCCGGAGCTGACCTACAGCCTCTACGCCATGTCCTCGGCGCAGATTGCCGACGGCGTCAGCCGCAATCAGCTGGAGCTGGGCATTTGCTATCTCAACAGCGTCGACGCCAGCCTGTTCGACATAATCCGGCTGCCAAACACGAAGATGGGCCTGCTGCACGACACTCGCCGCTTCCGGCTCGCTCGGGAGAGCTTGACCTGGCAGGACCTGACGGATTTTCCGCTGGGGTTTCTGACCAAAGGGATGCACTACCGGGCCCACGTGGAGGCCAGCCTTAACGCGGCAGGCATTGAACCAACCTCCGTTTTCGAGAGCGACTCCACGTTCCAGATCATTCAGGCGGTGCAGAGCGGCGTGTGCTGCGCCGTCATGCCCCTGAACAACGGCCTGGAGGATCTGAACAGCCATTTCAGGATTATCCCCATCGCCGACGCGAACATTGACGCGCCTGTCGGCCTGATTATGCGCAGGCAGAAACCGGTCTCCTCCCTGGCGCTGCGCTGTTTTAACGACGCGCGGGAGATTTATCACGCCAGCAATGAGGCGTAG